GTCCTACATGGAGATCCTGGCCGGCACGACCGGCAAGATAACCGGACGGATTACCGACGAAGCAACTCACGAAGGCTTGCCTGGGACTAATGTGATCGTCGTGGGCACGGCCATCGGCGCCACTTCTGATGCGGAAGGCTATTATACAATTATCAATGTGCCGCCCGGTCAGTGCGACCTCGCCGCCTCCATGGTGGGCTATGCGCGCACGACCGTGCAAGGCGTCAAAGTGAACATCGATCGTACCACCGTGCAAAATATCGTCCTGTCTCAGC
This window of the bacterium genome carries:
- a CDS encoding carboxypeptidase-like regulatory domain-containing protein, whose amino-acid sequence is MLGLWVVLLSYMEILAGTTGKITGRITDEATHEGLPGTNVIVVGTAIGATSDAEGYYTIINVPPGQCDLAASMVGYARTTVQGVKVNIDRTTVQNIVLSQ